Proteins from one Oscillatoria nigro-viridis PCC 7112 genomic window:
- a CDS encoding bifunctional diguanylate cyclase/phosphodiesterase encodes MQIIFKFMLGYFAVAIFGVECGINPKILPTSLGEGHGTRPVEGILIGSQKHSYLRSASRPLTSASATLFLDKLSRIQPVKFPISNYIQSQENPKKEPTIRLKIICFYLVFIYLLISLLSGAKTVNSLSKMMRLIKPKSETDNDNLPKGEKMLYPKKEQDIWHTIAQMTQDWQQTAEYALDICEEMNVSIIATTPGGHILSLNQATCQLLGYSKQELLGKPIAGLFKKSESTAPELELASLTAEGAVRNVEKVYLSKHRKKIIVQLSISIIRDGQGKVRGKLYIAQDITDSKRAERNLRRSEKKFRQLIETVNAVAFIYHRRQLRYANAQTEALTGYTREELLALDLYDLIHRDFIEIVKKWGKSSHARSTAGSKYELIIVTKTGEMRWIEATVDIIKFEKKASILITAFDISDRKLAELEIETSLSLLQATIESTADGILAVDSAGKVVSFNRKFAEMWQLPDLQVDSRDNNQILGFGINQLKYPEIFLNRTKELSDRPTAESYDIIEFTDGRIFERYSLPQRTGGKITGRVFSFRDVTKRVQSEEKLRKSEERFHLLTRATNDAVWDFDLLKNEYWLSEEFEKVFGYKLNETQTIELESWWLNIHPEERERVMLSFNKTMNSDAECWSEEYSFHRADGGYVFVLDRGYIIRNESGKAVRAIGTMMDITQRKQAEEIIRYQAVYDQLTGLPNRILFNERLLASLKQAQKNQKMLAVMFLDLDRFKKINDTLGHAAGDRLLEGFAARISDTLRSTDTVARWGGDEFTILLPDINCLEDAVKTAQRILNNLKPAFKLEGQPFHVSSSIGIALYPDDGEDAENLVKNADTALYRAKEMGRNNYQLYTSTINPQGSRLLTIEHRLHEALEQGEFEVFYQPKVNLTTWKIQGMEALLRWQHPQLGLVTPATFIPIAEENGLIVAIGEWVLQTACTQNKAWQDALQPDLRVAVNVSARQFQQFNLLEMVANCLEKSGLAPKYLELEITETTAMQDVDYTTKVLTELQNMGVQIALDDFGTGYCSLNYLKKFPLNILKIDKSFVSGMTTDPCERAIAKAVATLGRDLNLSVVAEGVETKEQLECLRSLHCQEIQGHYFSPALSAGEASKLLVNSMLRKVQIA; translated from the coding sequence ATGCAAATTATTTTTAAATTCATGTTGGGATATTTCGCGGTTGCTATTTTTGGTGTGGAATGTGGCATTAATCCAAAAATATTACCGACAAGTCTAGGAGAGGGGCATGGCACTCGCCCTGTAGAAGGGATTTTGATTGGGTCTCAGAAACATAGCTATTTGCGATCGGCATCTCGCCCCCTTACTTCTGCAAGCGCCACATTATTTTTGGATAAATTATCCCGAATTCAACCAGTAAAATTTCCGATTTCTAATTATATACAATCTCAGGAAAATCCTAAAAAAGAACCTACTATTAGGTTGAAAATAATCTGTTTTTATCTGGTTTTTATTTATTTATTAATCTCATTATTGAGCGGGGCGAAGACAGTAAATAGCTTATCCAAAATGATGAGGTTAATCAAGCCCAAGTCTGAAACAGACAATGACAACCTACCAAAAGGAGAAAAAATGTTGTACCCAAAAAAAGAACAGGATATCTGGCATACTATTGCCCAAATGACCCAAGATTGGCAGCAAACTGCCGAATATGCCCTGGATATTTGCGAGGAAATGAACGTCTCGATAATTGCGACCACCCCGGGCGGTCATATCCTGTCGTTAAACCAAGCTACCTGTCAACTTTTGGGATACTCTAAACAAGAGTTGTTAGGCAAACCAATAGCCGGACTTTTTAAGAAAAGTGAATCAACAGCCCCGGAGTTAGAGTTAGCAAGTTTAACAGCAGAAGGTGCTGTCCGCAACGTCGAAAAAGTCTACCTTTCTAAACACCGAAAAAAAATAATTGTACAGCTTTCTATTTCAATTATTCGCGACGGTCAAGGCAAGGTCAGAGGCAAGTTATACATAGCACAAGATATTACTGATAGCAAGCGGGCTGAAAGAAATTTGCGGCGCAGTGAAAAAAAGTTTCGCCAACTGATAGAAACTGTTAATGCTGTGGCGTTTATTTATCACCGCAGACAGTTGCGCTATGCCAATGCTCAGACAGAAGCTCTGACAGGATATACTCGCGAAGAATTACTAGCATTGGATTTATACGACTTAATTCATCGAGATTTTATAGAAATAGTTAAAAAATGGGGTAAATCCAGCCACGCCCGCTCAACTGCAGGGTCAAAATATGAATTAATAATAGTCACGAAAACAGGAGAAATGCGCTGGATTGAAGCAACGGTAGATATTATAAAATTTGAAAAAAAAGCCTCAATTTTAATCACAGCGTTTGACATCAGCGATCGCAAATTAGCAGAGTTAGAAATAGAAACATCTCTTTCGTTGCTTCAAGCAACCATTGAATCTACTGCTGACGGTATTCTGGCGGTTGACAGTGCAGGAAAAGTTGTCAGCTTTAACCGTAAATTTGCCGAAATGTGGCAGTTGCCGGATTTGCAGGTTGATTCGAGAGATAACAACCAAATTTTGGGGTTTGGAATCAACCAGTTAAAATACCCGGAAATATTTCTCAACCGCACTAAAGAATTGTCCGATCGCCCCACAGCAGAAAGTTACGATATCATCGAGTTTACAGATGGCAGAATCTTCGAGCGCTACTCGCTGCCCCAGCGCACGGGAGGCAAAATTACTGGTCGAGTATTCAGCTTTCGGGATGTAACGAAACGGGTGCAATCTGAAGAAAAACTACGCAAAAGCGAAGAACGCTTTCACCTGCTGACGCGGGCGACAAATGATGCAGTATGGGATTTTGATTTGTTAAAAAATGAGTATTGGTTGAGCGAAGAATTTGAAAAAGTTTTTGGATACAAACTCAACGAAACTCAGACGATAGAATTAGAATCTTGGTGGCTAAATATTCATCCCGAAGAACGGGAAAGAGTGATGTTAAGCTTCAACAAAACAATGAACTCAGACGCTGAATGTTGGTCTGAAGAATACAGCTTTCACCGTGCAGACGGGGGATATGTTTTTGTGCTCGATCGCGGCTACATCATCCGCAATGAAAGTGGCAAAGCAGTAAGGGCGATCGGTACGATGATGGATATCACTCAGCGCAAGCAAGCTGAAGAAATTATTCGCTATCAAGCTGTTTATGACCAACTCACCGGTTTACCAAACCGGATACTTTTTAACGAGCGGCTGCTGGCGTCCTTAAAACAAGCTCAAAAAAACCAAAAAATGCTAGCTGTGATGTTTTTAGACTTGGACAGGTTCAAAAAGATTAATGATACACTAGGTCACGCTGCGGGCGATCGCCTGTTAGAAGGTTTTGCCGCACGCATCAGCGACACTTTGCGATCGACTGACACGGTTGCCCGCTGGGGAGGCGACGAATTTACCATACTGCTTCCGGATATCAATTGCTTAGAAGATGCAGTTAAAACAGCTCAAAGAATACTCAACAATTTAAAGCCAGCATTTAAACTAGAAGGACAACCGTTTCATGTTAGCAGCAGCATCGGCATTGCCCTTTATCCAGATGATGGTGAAGATGCCGAAAATTTAGTAAAAAATGCCGATACTGCCTTGTACCGCGCTAAAGAAATGGGAAGAAATAACTATCAGTTATATACTTCAACAATTAATCCCCAAGGCAGCCGGTTACTCACTATAGAACACAGGCTGCACGAGGCTTTAGAACAGGGAGAATTTGAGGTTTTCTACCAGCCAAAAGTCAACCTGACTACTTGGAAAATTCAGGGTATGGAAGCCCTGCTGCGCTGGCAACATCCACAATTAGGTTTAGTTACTCCCGCTACATTTATTCCGATCGCCGAAGAGAACGGACTAATTGTAGCTATTGGGGAATGGGTGCTGCAAACAGCCTGCACTCAAAATAAAGCTTGGCAGGATGCTTTGCAGCCAGATTTGCGGGTAGCAGTCAACGTTTCGGCTCGGCAGTTCCAGCAATTTAATTTATTAGAAATGGTAGCGAACTGCTTGGAAAAAAGCGGTTTAGCACCCAAGTATTTAGAGTTAGAAATTACCGAGACTACAGCCATGCAAGATGTGGATTATACCACAAAAGTTCTCACGGAGTTGCAGAATATGGGAGTGCAAATTGCCCTGGACGATTTCGGCACGGGTTATTGTTCTCTAAATTATCTCAAAAAGTTTCCCTTGAATATCTTAAAAATAGATAAATCCTTTGTCAGCGGAATGACGACCGATCCGTGCGAACGAGCGATCGCCAAGGCTGTAGCGACGCTGGGGCGAGATTTGAACTTGAGCGTGGTAGCCGAAGGAGTAGAAACTAAAGAGCAGTTGGAGTGTTTGCGATCGCTCCACTGTCAAGAAATTCAGGGTCACTATTTCAGCCCTGCCCTCTCGGCTGGTGAGGCTAGCAAACTTTTAGTAAATTCTATGTTGAGGAAAGTGCAAATTGCTTAA
- a CDS encoding M20/M25/M40 family metallo-hydrolase gives MKQLIWIALFILVAVVAVGWGSDSWQRLSAVPEVWIDRNIHTSENPSPLPLPAEKNAVYLPEIDPSRLWKHVETLAGEREGERSRSFTRDYISKQLQTLGFSAELQQFDRGINVFAERKGTDSNAGAILVAAHYDTVPNSPGADDNATGVAVVLEVARLLGSSATPRTLQVAFFDREEIGLLGSLAFTGSDARLKNLQGAIVLDMVGYACRTPGCQQYPEGLTAQPFLEASGVKSPDKGEFIAVIGDAEHPLLLKSFAESGKADLPAVVALPVPLKGLLTPDVLRSDHAPFWYKGIGAVLVTDTANLRSPHYHQSSDTLATIDRPFFAGSAQIVVNAVAKLLEIQ, from the coding sequence ATGAAACAATTGATTTGGATAGCGCTATTTATTCTGGTTGCGGTGGTGGCTGTCGGCTGGGGTTCTGACTCGTGGCAGCGGTTGTCGGCTGTACCAGAAGTTTGGATCGATCGCAATATCCACACTTCCGAAAACCCTTCTCCCTTACCGCTTCCTGCTGAAAAAAATGCAGTTTATCTGCCCGAAATTGACCCGTCCCGGTTGTGGAAACACGTCGAGACTTTAGCAGGAGAACGCGAGGGAGAACGATCTCGCTCTTTTACTAGAGACTACATTTCCAAACAACTGCAAACATTAGGATTTTCCGCAGAGTTGCAGCAGTTCGATCGAGGAATCAACGTCTTCGCTGAGAGAAAAGGTACTGACTCAAACGCCGGTGCAATTTTAGTGGCAGCCCACTACGATACTGTACCCAACTCGCCCGGGGCTGACGACAATGCGACGGGAGTTGCGGTAGTTTTAGAAGTAGCAAGATTGCTGGGTTCTAGTGCCACACCTCGGACACTGCAAGTAGCTTTTTTCGACAGGGAAGAAATCGGACTTTTAGGCAGTTTAGCATTCACCGGTAGCGACGCGCGGTTAAAAAATTTGCAGGGTGCGATCGTCCTGGATATGGTAGGTTATGCCTGCCGCACGCCCGGATGCCAGCAATATCCCGAAGGATTGACAGCGCAACCTTTTCTAGAAGCATCGGGGGTAAAATCTCCGGATAAAGGCGAGTTTATCGCTGTGATTGGCGATGCGGAACATCCGCTGCTGTTGAAAAGTTTTGCGGAGTCGGGAAAAGCCGATTTACCTGCGGTGGTGGCGCTGCCGGTTCCCCTGAAAGGGTTGCTGACTCCCGATGTTTTGCGGAGCGACCACGCCCCTTTTTGGTATAAAGGAATTGGTGCTGTGTTGGTGACGGATACTGCAAATTTGCGATCGCCCCACTATCACCAATCTAGCGATACATTAGCAACTATCGATCGACCTTTTTTCGCCGGTTCTGCTCAAATTGTTGTTAATGCCGTGGCTAAATTATTGGAAATTCAATAA
- a CDS encoding ABC-ATPase domain-containing protein has translation MTNKESLRRHLLQLDNRGYKAYKDIQGNYDFSEFRLIIDYVQGDPFASPSKFRVRVPPNIAQIPRELFNSRSREIALRDYLTRQFDKAAHSISSKRGTGKSGLIAVTRLGQEVLERTSAFITPPTPPYQGGEKISISPPYQGGEKISISPPYQGGEKISIFPPYQGGEKISISPPYQGGELGGVELRFIVGLPAGGRSILGRQAAEMLCEDIPQIVSQSLEYANLNAAECRRHVETVEDADWLRQQLAENGLVAFVADGSILPRRTGVDNSPLLNNAVAFQSPPSLKVEFNCPNRGRISGMGIPAGITLIVGGGYHGKSTLLRAIELGVYNRIPGDGREFVVTNPAAVKIRAEDGRSVAGVDISPFINHLPQGRDTAQFYTENASGSTSQAANIIEALEVERMPVLLVDEDTAATNFMIRDRRMQELIAKDKEPITPFIDKVRQLYADYGVSTILVMGGSGDYFDVADTVIALDNFQAYNVTKKAKEIAKNYSISRAAEGGENFGKITQRVPVPASLDPSRGRRNVRVKVRDVDELAFGTEEIDLGAVEQIVDSGQLRAIAAAMVYAKQQYMDGKRTLSEIIDLVMADIDARGMDILSPFPEGDFAMFRGLELAAAINRLRSLSVVAK, from the coding sequence ATGACTAACAAAGAAAGCCTGCGACGGCATTTACTGCAACTAGATAATCGAGGCTACAAAGCCTACAAAGACATTCAAGGTAACTACGACTTTTCAGAATTCAGATTAATTATTGATTACGTGCAGGGAGATCCGTTTGCTTCTCCCAGTAAATTTAGAGTCAGAGTTCCGCCAAACATAGCTCAAATTCCCCGCGAACTTTTCAACTCTCGCAGTCGAGAAATAGCCTTGCGAGATTACCTAACTCGCCAGTTTGACAAAGCCGCACACAGCATCAGCAGCAAACGCGGCACAGGAAAAAGCGGTTTGATTGCAGTGACTCGCTTGGGACAAGAAGTTTTAGAGCGAACTTCCGCATTTATTACCCCCCCAACCCCCCCTTACCAAGGGGGGGAGAAAATCTCTATATCCCCCCCTTACCAAGGAGGGGAGAAAATCTCTATATCCCCCCCTTACCAAGGGGGGGAGAAAATCTCTATATTCCCCCCTTACCAAGGAGGGGAGAAAATCTCTATATCCCCCCCTTACCAAGGGGGGGAATTAGGGGGGGTAGAACTGCGATTTATCGTCGGACTTCCAGCGGGAGGGCGCAGTATCTTAGGGCGACAAGCTGCTGAAATGCTGTGCGAAGATATCCCGCAAATTGTCAGTCAATCTCTGGAGTATGCTAACTTAAATGCTGCGGAATGTCGCCGTCACGTTGAAACTGTAGAAGATGCTGACTGGCTGCGGCAGCAGTTAGCTGAAAACGGATTAGTTGCGTTTGTTGCTGACGGTTCTATTTTGCCCCGCCGCACTGGTGTTGACAACAGTCCTTTGTTAAATAATGCTGTGGCTTTTCAGTCGCCGCCGTCGTTAAAAGTTGAGTTTAATTGTCCGAATCGCGGTAGGATTTCCGGTATGGGTATTCCCGCTGGCATTACTTTGATTGTTGGGGGCGGCTATCACGGCAAATCAACTTTACTCAGGGCGATCGAGTTGGGAGTCTACAACCGAATTCCGGGAGACGGTCGGGAATTTGTGGTTACTAATCCGGCGGCGGTTAAAATTAGGGCGGAAGATGGCAGAAGTGTGGCGGGGGTTGATATTTCGCCTTTTATTAACCACTTGCCGCAAGGTAGAGATACTGCACAATTTTATACTGAAAATGCGAGCGGCAGTACATCGCAAGCTGCTAATATTATTGAGGCTTTGGAAGTGGAAAGAATGCCTGTTTTATTGGTGGATGAGGATACGGCGGCGACGAATTTCATGATTCGCGATCGCCGAATGCAGGAACTCATCGCTAAGGATAAGGAACCGATTACGCCGTTTATTGATAAAGTGAGACAATTGTATGCGGATTATGGCGTATCGACTATTTTAGTAATGGGCGGAAGCGGCGATTATTTTGATGTGGCAGATACTGTGATTGCACTGGATAATTTTCAAGCATATAATGTGACGAAAAAAGCTAAAGAAATTGCTAAGAATTACTCGATTAGCCGCGCTGCTGAAGGGGGAGAAAATTTTGGTAAGATTACTCAAAGAGTGCCGGTTCCTGCTAGTTTAGATCCGAGTCGGGGACGGCGAAATGTGCGGGTGAAGGTGCGGGATGTTGATGAATTGGCTTTCGGAACAGAGGAGATTGATTTGGGTGCAGTTGAGCAAATTGTGGACAGCGGACAGTTAAGGGCGATCGCTGCGGCAATGGTTTATGCTAAGCAGCAATACATGGACGGGAAACGCACTTTGTCGGAAATCATAGATTTGGTGATGGCAGATATTGACGCGCGGGGGATGGATATTTTATCGCCTTTTCCTGAAGGGGATTTTGCCATGTTTCGAGGGTTAGAATTGGCGGCGGCAATTAATCGGCTTCGCAGTTTGTCGGTTGTTGCTAAGTAG
- a CDS encoding FHA domain-containing protein — translation MTGNIGQLTALSDRPYIVLSNQGEVLQLELKQQQHVLGRDRTRADLVIPEAWRAVSNIHAVLRQIGDNYWIYDGDGQRPSTNGLFVDRTRITPNDGYCLKDGTEIKIGLDPQNQVLLTYFNPLANQVAVPSKQSILLKNRSVLLGRDPNASLQLDAPLVSRRHATIDQDSRGNYILRDYSVNGVFVNGQRVTNSVQLSEGDAIRIGPFTLTYRSGELQMQDSGHQIRLDADSLVIPKRLDNITLAIEPGQFVALVGGSGAGKSTLMRTLLGIEKTTNGAVFLNGDNLRQNFNIYRNQIGYVPQDDIVHADLTVQEVLSYAAKLRLPPDTDVNQVVAKTLEDIEMTHRRKALVKQLSGGQRKRVSIGVELLADPKLFFLDEPTSGLDPGLDKKMMQLLRKLANQGRTVILVTHATANITMCDRIVFMGRGGRLCYFGPPAEALDFFDVKTGDFADIYNELETGETNVQSWAEKFNKSPYYQRYIVNHFSTGNANRKTPSAPSVPKSQSFVKQLVLLAQRYFQLISRDVVNLSLALLTAPIGISLLRLAVRDKDPLIGAPEATLAPLALRVLFVFTCAAIWVGLATSLQEIVKESAIYLRERLVNLGLFAYLGSKFFILSGLAVLQTLLMVGVILSAFKSPEPSFISWPVGASITTFLTLMSCISLGLLVSAIVKNGSQANSALPLLLLPQIIFSGVLFKMEGAASKFSWLMLSRWSVGAYGSLVNVNGMVPAPTALPDGSTLPLPFEPTPVYDPTWENLGLNWGILFVHIFVYLMLTLWLQKRKDIL, via the coding sequence ATGACAGGCAATATAGGACAACTGACTGCTTTAAGCGATCGACCGTATATAGTATTAAGCAATCAAGGGGAGGTTTTACAGTTAGAGTTAAAACAGCAGCAGCACGTATTGGGGCGCGATCGCACTCGTGCTGATTTAGTCATTCCCGAAGCTTGGCGGGCAGTTTCCAATATTCACGCTGTTTTGCGCCAAATTGGGGATAATTACTGGATTTACGACGGTGACGGGCAGCGGCCGAGCACTAATGGCTTATTTGTCGATCGCACTCGCATCACTCCCAATGACGGTTATTGTCTGAAAGACGGTACAGAAATTAAAATCGGTCTCGATCCTCAAAATCAAGTTTTGCTGACTTATTTTAATCCGCTAGCGAATCAGGTTGCTGTCCCTAGCAAGCAGTCAATTCTTCTTAAGAATCGGTCGGTTTTGTTGGGCCGCGATCCAAACGCTTCGCTGCAATTAGATGCGCCGCTTGTTTCTAGACGCCACGCCACAATCGACCAAGACAGTCGCGGTAATTATATTTTGCGAGACTACAGCGTTAACGGGGTTTTTGTTAACGGTCAGCGAGTGACAAATTCTGTACAGTTGTCCGAGGGAGATGCAATTCGGATCGGCCCGTTTACTCTAACTTACCGCAGCGGTGAGTTGCAGATGCAAGACTCCGGCCATCAAATTCGTTTGGATGCTGACAGTCTGGTGATTCCGAAGCGTTTGGATAACATCACTTTGGCGATCGAACCGGGGCAGTTTGTGGCTTTAGTCGGCGGTAGCGGTGCGGGTAAATCTACTTTAATGCGGACGCTTTTAGGCATCGAAAAAACTACTAACGGCGCTGTGTTTCTCAACGGTGACAACCTGCGCCAAAACTTCAATATTTACCGCAATCAAATCGGTTACGTGCCTCAAGATGATATTGTACACGCAGATTTGACAGTACAAGAAGTCTTGAGTTATGCAGCTAAATTGCGCTTACCTCCCGATACAGATGTCAATCAGGTAGTTGCCAAAACTTTAGAAGATATTGAAATGACTCACCGCCGCAAGGCTTTGGTAAAACAGCTTAGCGGCGGACAGCGGAAACGGGTCAGTATCGGAGTCGAACTGTTAGCAGACCCGAAACTTTTCTTTTTAGACGAACCGACTTCAGGACTCGATCCGGGTTTGGATAAGAAGATGATGCAACTGCTGCGAAAGTTGGCAAATCAAGGCCGGACGGTGATTCTGGTGACTCACGCGACGGCAAATATCACGATGTGCGATCGGATTGTTTTTATGGGTCGCGGCGGACGCCTTTGTTACTTCGGCCCGCCTGCGGAAGCGCTCGATTTTTTCGATGTCAAAACGGGCGATTTTGCAGACATTTACAACGAATTAGAAACAGGAGAAACCAACGTTCAAAGCTGGGCAGAAAAGTTTAATAAATCTCCCTACTATCAGCGCTATATTGTCAACCACTTCAGCACAGGCAACGCTAATCGAAAAACGCCTTCCGCACCTTCTGTACCCAAATCTCAATCTTTTGTAAAACAACTCGTTTTGCTTGCCCAGCGCTATTTTCAGCTTATTTCCCGCGACGTAGTTAACTTGAGTTTAGCTCTTTTGACAGCGCCGATAGGCATTAGTTTGCTGCGGCTAGCCGTCAGAGATAAAGACCCGTTAATTGGCGCACCGGAGGCAACTTTAGCACCTTTGGCGTTGCGAGTTTTGTTTGTATTTACCTGTGCGGCGATTTGGGTAGGACTGGCAACTTCTCTGCAAGAAATTGTTAAAGAATCTGCTATTTATCTGCGCGAACGTTTGGTTAATTTAGGATTGTTTGCTTATTTGGGTTCAAAGTTTTTCATACTTTCTGGTTTGGCAGTATTGCAAACGCTGTTAATGGTAGGAGTTATTCTGAGTGCGTTTAAATCCCCAGAACCGAGTTTTATTTCCTGGCCTGTGGGAGCAAGTATTACCACATTCCTAACTTTGATGAGCTGCATAAGTCTCGGATTACTCGTTTCCGCAATTGTTAAAAATGGCTCTCAAGCTAACAGCGCTTTGCCTCTATTATTGCTGCCTCAGATTATTTTTTCGGGAGTTTTGTTTAAGATGGAAGGTGCGGCGAGCAAGTTTTCTTGGCTGATGTTAAGCCGCTGGTCTGTGGGTGCTTACGGGTCTTTAGTTAATGTGAATGGGATGGTTCCCGCGCCTACTGCATTACCGGACGGGAGTACGCTTCCTCTGCCGTTTGAGCCTACTCCTGTTTACGATCCAACATGGGAGAATTTGGGTTTGAACTGGGGTATTTTGTTCGTGCATATTTTCGTTTATTTGATGTTGACTCTGTGGTTGCAGAAGCGGAAGGATATTTTATAA
- a CDS encoding SRPBCC family protein, producing MLVKTNAVVEIAASPEVVFDFVTSLSNLPKVFRGYGPIPAIIKAEMADGGEMREGGVRRIENSDASVIDEEIITFKKPERQTYRLVRGFKFPISLLIESGGGDWNFTPTAKGTRIDWEFYFMLTSPVFYPLGLLLVQVFMQKAMQQCLDNIQEYLANPSELIV from the coding sequence GTGTTAGTTAAAACCAACGCAGTAGTAGAAATTGCTGCATCGCCTGAAGTAGTCTTTGATTTTGTTACGTCCCTGTCAAATCTGCCCAAAGTCTTTCGCGGATATGGCCCAATTCCAGCAATTATTAAAGCTGAGATGGCAGATGGTGGAGAGATGCGTGAAGGCGGCGTGCGGCGGATAGAAAATTCCGACGCTTCGGTTATTGATGAAGAAATCATTACTTTCAAAAAGCCAGAAAGACAAACCTACCGACTGGTTAGAGGGTTTAAGTTTCCGATTTCTCTACTCATTGAGTCTGGTGGCGGAGATTGGAATTTCACTCCTACAGCAAAGGGAACTCGGATTGATTGGGAGTTTTATTTTATGCTGACTTCTCCGGTATTCTATCCGCTTGGGTTGTTGCTAGTTCAGGTTTTTATGCAAAAAGCTATGCAGCAGTGTTTAGATAATATTCAAGAATATTTGGCTAACCCAAGCGAATTGATTGTATGA
- a CDS encoding EVE domain-containing protein yields MNYWLMKSEPDVYSLADLKGDRTSIWDGVRNYQARNFMREMSRGDLVFFYHSNTKFPGIVGLVRVVETGIADPTQFDVNSEYYDAKSQFDAPRWQTVKVEFVEEFAKLISLDELKQKFSADEILVVRKGNRLSVMPVSESAAQKILKMR; encoded by the coding sequence ATGAATTATTGGCTAATGAAGTCGGAACCAGATGTTTACAGTCTTGCGGATTTGAAGGGCGATCGCACTTCGATTTGGGATGGCGTTCGCAACTATCAAGCGCGCAATTTTATGCGAGAAATGAGTCGGGGAGATTTAGTATTTTTTTACCATTCTAATACTAAATTTCCGGGTATTGTCGGGTTAGTGCGCGTCGTTGAAACTGGAATTGCTGACCCAACTCAGTTCGATGTTAATAGCGAATATTATGATGCTAAATCGCAGTTTGATGCGCCTCGCTGGCAAACTGTGAAAGTTGAGTTTGTTGAGGAGTTTGCTAAGTTAATATCTTTGGATGAACTGAAACAAAAGTTTAGTGCTGATGAGATTTTGGTGGTGAGGAAAGGCAATCGGTTATCGGTGATGCCGGTGTCTGAAAGTGCAGCCCAGAAGATTTTGAAGATGAGATAA
- a CDS encoding glucokinase translates to MALLLAGDIGGTKTILRLVERTVNGEMNPLYEFRYPSGEFPDLVPMVQQFLTEAGTKLNLTPQPEKACFAIAGPVVNNTAKLTNLPWMLDAKRLEQELGISRVSLINDFVAVGYGVWGLDAKDLHILQVGKPRQHDPIAVIGAGTGLGNCFAIPEANGIKVFSSEGGHGDFAPRSELEFELLKYLLAKHDIQRISIERVVSGQGIVSIYQFLRDRKFAPESPEVGEVIKQWESEIGKSEKSVDPGATIAQAALKKCDRLSEQTMQMFVEAYGAVAGNLAVTLLPYGGLYVAGGIAAKILPLMLEGGFMRAFTHKGRMDSLLEMMPVRLVLNDNVGLIGAAVCAAGL, encoded by the coding sequence ATGGCATTATTATTAGCGGGCGATATTGGCGGAACTAAGACAATTTTGCGCTTAGTAGAAAGGACTGTTAACGGTGAAATGAACCCTCTTTACGAGTTTCGCTATCCGAGCGGGGAGTTTCCCGATTTAGTACCGATGGTGCAGCAGTTTTTGACGGAAGCTGGTACTAAGTTAAATTTGACACCACAACCTGAAAAAGCTTGTTTTGCGATCGCAGGCCCGGTGGTTAACAACACTGCAAAACTGACTAATTTGCCTTGGATGCTGGATGCGAAGCGTCTGGAACAAGAATTAGGAATATCCCGCGTCAGTTTAATTAATGATTTTGTTGCGGTTGGCTACGGCGTGTGGGGTTTGGATGCTAAAGATTTGCACATTTTGCAAGTCGGAAAACCCCGCCAACACGATCCAATTGCTGTGATTGGTGCGGGGACTGGTTTGGGAAATTGTTTTGCAATTCCCGAGGCAAATGGCATCAAGGTTTTTTCTTCGGAAGGGGGACACGGTGACTTTGCTCCTCGTTCGGAGTTGGAGTTTGAATTGCTGAAATATTTGTTAGCAAAACACGACATTCAAAGAATATCGATCGAGCGTGTAGTTTCGGGACAAGGGATTGTTTCAATTTACCAGTTTTTGCGGGACAGAAAGTTTGCTCCTGAATCGCCGGAGGTAGGGGAAGTTATCAAACAATGGGAGTCAGAAATCGGTAAAAGCGAGAAGAGTGTCGATCCGGGGGCGACAATTGCACAGGCGGCACTCAAAAAGTGCGATCGGCTTTCGGAACAAACAATGCAAATGTTTGTAGAAGCTTACGGTGCAGTGGCGGGAAATCTGGCTGTGACACTGTTACCTTACGGCGGTTTGTACGTAGCTGGCGGCATCGCTGCTAAAATTTTGCCGCTGATGCTAGAAGGGGGTTTTATGCGAGCTTTTACCCACAAAGGCCGGATGGATTCGCTGTTAGAAATGATGCCTGTTCGTCTTGTTTTGAATGATAATGTAGGGTTAATTGGAGCCGCAGTTTGTGCGGCCGGTCTTTAG